A window of Cellulosimicrobium protaetiae genomic DNA:
AGCAGGCGAAGCAGGCGGCGTCGGACACCGGAGCGTTCCTCACGGGCGGGGGCCTGCCGGAGGAGGACCCGGACCGGTCGCGCAACGTCAAGCTGCTGCTGGGTGCCGCGGTGGCCGGCGTCGCGCTCGTCACGGCGGCGATCCTGCGCCGACGCTCGTAGTCTCCGACGAGCGCGCGCCCCGGATCATGTCGGGGCGGTTCTCCTGACCTGCCGATCAGACGCGCCGGCCGTGCCGGCGGCAGGGCGCGCGGTCGGCTCAGGCCTTGTCCGTTCCCTCCGCGGGCTCGCTCGCGGCGCCGAGCAGTGCCCGGACCTCGGACTCGCGGTAGCGGCGGTGACCCCCGAGCGTACGGATCGACGAGAGCTTGCCCGCCTTCG
This region includes:
- a CDS encoding DUF3618 domain-containing protein, giving the protein MSGTDEASKPALSQSQIEDEIARTRAELAGTIDELTTRLDPRVQAKAAAQQAKQAASDTGAFLTGGGLPEEDPDRSRNVKLLLGAAVAGVALVTAAILRRRS
- a CDS encoding BldC family transcriptional regulator; amino-acid sequence: MSMHGESEVLLTPAEVASLFRVDPKTVTRWAKAGKLSSIRTLGGHRRYRESEVRALLGAASEPAEGTDKA